The genomic region TGTCCCGCCCGAACAGGGCCAGGGACTCTTCCCGAAGTAGCTCCAGCAACTGCTGTGCGGGAGGCAGGTCTTCAATGATCAGTTGTAGCAAGTTTTCGTCGTGCATGGCTGGCCTTGGGTTTTAAGCGTCCAAAAGCCTGGCGCAGGCCTTTGCCTAGCGCTCGGCTTCGAAGTTAAGCAGCTTGCTGGCTACACGGTTGCTGTCGACCTTATAGCTGCCATCCGCAATCGCCTGCTTCAATTCAGCCACGCGGGCTTTATTGACAACTGGCTGATCGCTCAGCGAGTCAGTGACCTTCTGCAACTGTTGAGCCTCATTGCTCAGGTGTACCGATTCCCCGCTTTGGCTCGCGCCGGCCTGTTCTGTCTTGGCAGGCAGAGGCTGGGACTTGGCTTCAACGCTGTCTTTGGCACCGTTGGTGCGCGAAGAACCGGGCGTTGGCAGGGCGTTATTCAAACGACTGAAATCGATGACCATGTTAAAAAAACCTCTGGGTATTTGGACGCTTGCCATGTTTTCGGCCATACCCGGACAAACTTTAGGCTCGATTGACAATAAACCTATACGCGATGCCGCGTTGCGCACAGTGTAGGAAAAGCTGGCGTCCGATGCCAGTGATCTATAAAGCCACCTCAACTTGCCCCGGCGCCGTCACCCGGGCCTTGATCACGCGGTTGGAGTTGAGGTTCTTCACGCGAATCTGTTCACTCATGCCGCCATTGGAGAGGGCTTCCCCGGGCATTTTTACATTCAGGCCGCCGCTGCTGGCGGAGATCACCACCTGGTCACCTTTGCGCACCACTTCGGCCTGTTCAAGATGGACCAGGGTAATCACCTGGTCCGTGACCATTGGTCGGGTAAGTTTCTGCCCGAGCGCCTGATCCAGGGACGTGAGATAGCCCTGATTGATCAGGCTGATGTCCCGCTCGCGCATCGCAATGTCCTCATCACCAATGATTCCGGTGCGTTTCAGCGGGCGTGTCACCACCACGACATCGCGGAACAATTTGACCTGGGCCGGCACAAACACCGTCCAGGGCGAGGCGCCTTCGCAGCGCACCTTCACGGTCACGCGCCCGATGGGCTGGGCAGGACTTTCCAGCGAAGCTGTCAATTCTCTGTCACACATGGGCATGCGCAGGCGCGGATCCAACTGGTTGACCTGGATTTCATAGCGGCCCGGTGTCTGCGTCGTCGCCAGATAATCTTCTACAGTGAACTCAAGAAAGCCTTGAGTGACGCCGATAAGTAGATCAGGCAAGGTGACGTTATCGGCGCGGGCCGGCTGGCCCGTAGCCAAGGCAAGCAACGCCATCGAGACGCAGAGCAATCTGCGGTACTGTGGGGATCGGAGGCGTCGGGAAACTGTCGTTTTGATGTCCATGGCCAATAAAAAAGCAAAGCTCGTGCCGTTTAGTGTTGGGTACGCGTCGTACCCCTAAGTTTTAGCGTAGGAGTCTGTGCATGGCCGGTGTAATGGATTCAGTGAACCAGCGCACACAGCTGGTGGGGCAGAATCGCCTGGAGTTGCTGCTGTTTCGTCTGGACGGCAAGCAGCTTTACGGGATTAACGTCTTTAAGGTTCGGGAAGTACTGCAGTGCCCCAAGCTGACAATCATGCCCAAGTCCAGCCCGGTGGTTTGCGGTGTGGCCAATATCCGTGGCGCGACCATCCCGATTCTTGACCTGGCCATGGCCACCGGCTCGTCGGGTTTGCAGGATCGCGAGAGTCCGTTCGTGATCATCACCGAGTACAACACCAAGACCCAGGGTTTCCTGGTGCGCTCGGTGGAACGCATCGTCAACATGAACTGGGAAGAGATCCATCCGCCGCCCAAGGGCACCGGCCGCGATCACTACCTCACGGCAGTGACGCGGGTCGACAACCAGTTGGTGGAAATCATCGACGTGGAGAAAATCCTCGCCGAAGTGGCTCCGACCTCGGAGGCAATATCGGTGGGCGTGGTAGACGCCGAAACCGCGCACAAGGCGATCTCGCTGCGGGTGCTGACGGTGGACGACTCCTCGGTGGCGCGCAAACAGGTGTCCCGTTGCCTGCAGACGGTTGGCGTTGAAGTGGTGGCGCTCAATGACGGTCGACAGGCCCTGGATTACCTGCGCAAGCTGGTGGATGAGGGCAAGAAGCCGGAAGAAGAATTCCTGATGATGATTTCCGACATCGAGATGCCGGAAATGGACGGCTACACCCTCACGGCCGAGATACGCAACGACCCACGCATGCAAAAACTACATATCATCCTGCATACTTCGTTGTCGGGTGTATTCAATCAGGCGATGGTCAAGAAGGTCGGTGCCGATGACTTCCTGGCCAAATTCCGCCCTGATGACCTGGCATCCCGGGTAGTCGACCGGATCAAGGCAGCAGATCACGGCTAGGGGCCTTTTCCCTGGCGGTCACACGATTTAAGAGGCGGTATCATTGTCTACGGGTAATTTGGATTTCGAACAGTTCCGGGTCTTCCTGGAAAAAGCCTGTGGCATATTGCTCGGTGAAAACAAGCAGTACCTGGTATCCAGCCGTCTCAACAAACTGATGGAGCAGCAAGGCATCAAGTCCCTCGGGGAGTTGGTGCAACGGATCCAGGGTCAGCCGCGCAGCGGGCTCAAGGAGATGGTGGTCGATGCCATGACCACCAACGAAACCTTGTGGTTTCGCGATACCTATCCGTTTGAAGTGCTCAAGAACAAGGTGCTGCCTGAGGCGATCAAGGCCGCACCGGGACAGCGCCTGCGCATCTGGTCGGCGGCCTGTTCGTCGGGGCAGGAACCGTATTCGATTTCGATGTCCATCGATGAGTTCGAGCGGACCAACATGGGCCAGTTGAAGGCCGGGGCGCAAATTGTGGCCACGGATTTGTCCGGCACCATGCTCACCAACTGCAAGACCGGTGAGTACGACAGCCTGGCATTGGGGCGGGGGTTGTCTCCGGAGCGCTTGCAGCGTTTCTTCGATCCTAAAGGCGCGGGGCGCTGGGCGGTCAAGGCGCCGATCAAGAGCCGGGTGGAGTTTCGCTCGTTCAATCTGCTGGACAGTTATGCCAGCCTGGGCAAGTTCGACATGGTGTTTTGCCGCAACGTGCTGATCTACTTCTCGGCCGAGGTGAAGAAGGACATTCTGTTGCGCATCCACGGTACCCTCAAGCGCGGTGGTTATCTGTTTCTGGGCGCTTCCGAGGCGCTGAACGGTTTGCCGGATCATTACCAGATGGTGCAGTGCAGTCCTGGGATCATTTACCAGGCCAAGTGATGAATGCTTGAGCAAAAAAGGGAGGCCTGCACAGGCCTCCCTTTTTTATGGCCGCAAAGCGGCAAACCTTCATTGCCGCTTTACTGGCGTTTCGCGGAAACCCTTTGCCGCTTTTCTGGCATTGCCGCCGGCAATTGCCCCGCAAACCCTTGTAATACGGCCCTCAAAAGAATTGGCATGCCGATTGCTATAACCCTGTTACGAAAAGCAGGTCAGTCCCTATAGGTCTCCGCCATGAGCATCAGCTTCGATAAAGCGCTCGGTATCCACGAACAAGCCCTGGGCTTCCGCGCCCAGCGTGCCGAAGTCCTGGCCAACAACATCGCCAACGCCGACACCCCGAACTACAAGGCTCGGGACCTGGACTTCTCTGCCGTGCTCGCCGCACAGCAAGACAAGACCAAGAACGGCACCTTCGCCCTGAACATGACCAACAGCCGTCATATCGAAGCGCAAGGCCTGGGCAATGGTGACGAGTCGCTGCTGTATCGCACGCCGATGCAACCGTCGATCGACCAGAACACCGTGGACGCGCAACTGGAGCAATCGGCCTACGCCGAGAACTCGGTGAACTTCCAGGCCAGCTTCACCCTGCTCAACAGCAAATTCAAAGGGCTGATGTCAGCCCTGCGTGGAGAATAAGCCATGTCCCTCGCCAGTGTTTTCAATATTGCCGGTAGTGGCATGAGCGCCCAGACCACGCGCCTCAACACCGTCGCCAGTAACATCGCCAACGCCGAGACCGTGTCTTCGAGCATTGACCAGACCTACCGTGCCCGGCACCCGGTGTTCGCCACCATGTTCCAGGGCGGCCAAGGCGGCCAGAGTGGTAGCGGCGATTCGCTGTTCCAGAACCAGGATGCCGCGGGCCAGGGCGTGCAGGTGCTCGGTGTGGTCGAAGACCAGAGCAACCTGGATGCCCGCTACGAGCCGAATCATCCCGCCGCTGATGCCAAAGGGTACGTGTACTACCCCAACGTCAACGTGGTCGAGGAAATGGCAGACATGATTTCCGCCAGCCGCTCGTTCCAGACCAACGCGGAAATGATGAACACCGCCAAAACCATGATGCAGAAGGTCCTGACCCTGGGTCAGTGATAAGGGGCGCCAAATAATGGCCATTGTTGATACCAGCTCGACGAACACCGCGGTCCAGGACCTTTTCAATTCCAAGGTCAAGACGGCGACAGATAACAGCAGCGTCGGCGACGCAGCCAAGTCGGCGACGGGCAACCAGTCGTTGGGCAAGGACGCGTTCCTGCAACTGCTGGTCACCCAGCTGAAAAACCAGAACCCGCTGTCGCCTCAGGACAACGGCGCGTTCGTGGCACAGCTGGCTCAGTTCAGCAGCCTGGAAGGCATCAACACCCTGAACGACTCGGTGAATGCGATCTCCAGCAACTTCAGCTCTTCCCAGGCGCTGCAGGCGTCGTCGCTGGTGGGCCGCTCGGTGATCACCCAGACCGACAAGGCCATGGTCGACACCAGCAAAAGCATGACCGGTTCCGTGGCGGTGACGGCGGCAACGGGCAACGTCTCGGTCAAGATCACCGACAAGGACGGCAACGTCGTTCGCACCATCGACATGGGCGCCCAGAGCGCCGGCAATTCCAGCTTTGTCTGGGACGGCAAGAACGATGCGGGCGAGACGGCGGCTCCCGGCACCTACACCTTCAATGCCACCACCAAGAATGACAAGGGCGACTCGGTTGCCCTGCTCACCTCGCTGCCGGCAACGGTGACCAGCGTGACCCTGAGCCAGACCGGCGGCGAAATGCTGCTCAACCTGGCGGGCGGCATGGGCAGTATCAAGCTGTCGCAAATTCAGACTATCGGTACATAGAGCCGGCTAAATACGGCAAAAGGAGAGAACAATGTCTTTTAACATCGGCCTTAGCGGCCTCTATGCGGCCAACAAACAACTGGACGTGACCGGCAACAACATCGCCAACGTCGCGACCACCGGCTTCAAATCGTCCCGTGCCGAATTCTCGGATATCTACGCGGCGTCCAAGCTGGGCACCGGCCAGAACAGCATCGGCAACGGCGTAAACCTGGCGGCAGTGTCCCAGCAGTTCACCCAGGGTGACGTCAACAACAGCGGCGGCACGCTGGACATGGCGATCCAGGGCGGCGGCTTCTTCGTGCAGAAGGGCAGCGACGGTTCGCTGGAGTACACCCGTAACGGTGCCTTCCGTGCCGACAAAGACGGCTACATCACCAACAACACCGGCACCTCGCGCCTGCAAGGCTACGCGGCGGACGCCGACGGCAACATCCAGAAGGGCGCCTTGACCGACCTTCAGCTCAACCTGTCGTACCTGCCGCCGAAGGCTTCGAGCAAGGTGGACTCCACCAGTAACCTGAACTCGTCCTCGCCGGTGATCGACCAGACCAAGACCCCGTTTGATCCGACCAAGTCGGAGACCTTCACCACTCAATACTCCACCACGCTCTACGATACTCAGGGCAACGCGCATCCGATGGTGCAGTACCTGGTGAAGACGGACTCCAACACGTGGAAGTCCTACACCCTGATCGATGGGCGCAATCCTGACGGCTCGCCGATCAGTGGCACCGGTACTGACGTCAAGGCACCTGTTGCCTCGACGCTGTCGTTTGACACCGCCGGCAAGCTCTCGGGCATCATCACCCCGCCAGCCACTGCTTCGAACACCACCCTGACCATTTCCGACTGGAAGCCGGGCGCCCTGGTCAATGGTGTCTGGACGTCTAACGGCGCGGCCGCCAACACAGACGGCGTGGCCGTCAACATGGCGAACATCACCCAGTTCAACTCGGCTACCTACCGCAACCCGCCCACCACCGACGGTTACGCCACCGGTCAAATCACCGGGCTGAAAATCGACGGCAGCGGTGTGTTGTTCGCCACTTTCAGCAACCAGCAGAGCAAGGCCATCGGCCAGCTCTCCCTGGCCAGCTTCAACAACGAGCAGGGCCTGCAGCCAGCGGGCGGCACCACCTGGAAAGAAACCTTCGCGTCGGGCCAGCCGGGTTTTGATACCCCGCAAGTCGGGACCCTGGGTTCGATCGTGGCCAACTCCCTGGAGAACTCCAACGTCAACCTGACCAACGAGCTGGTGGACCTGATCAAGGCCCAGAGCAACTATCAGGCGAACGCCAAGACCATCTCCACCCAAAGCACCATCATGCAGACCATCATTCAGATGACCTGATGTTGTCGCCTTAAGCCGCATCACTGGAAAAGCCCCTCGGTCGAGGGGCTTTTTTTTGCCTGTCGATTGTCCAGGGCAGTCACTGGATGACATGGTTTTGGCGGAACGCCCTACGCCTGTTTTTCCACCTACGAAGCCAAGAAGGCTGAGGTCAACGGGTGGAGAGCAGGCTATGGCGAGTGTGGCGGTTTCAGGTGGTGTCATCGGGGGCGCGGTTTTTTCAGGTCGGGGTGTTGCGACGTCGGATCCGCTGGGCGATGAAAAAAACAAGGGTGTTTCTAACGAGGAAACGCTCAAAAAACTGCTCACGGCGTTGGATGATGCCGAGAAAACCTCCAAGAGCCAGCTCGCGCAGGATCTGCGAGACAAGCTCAACGAAGTGCGAGGGGAGATCGGTGACGAGAAATTCAAGGAAATCCTCAGCAAGCTGATTGAAGAGGCTTCCGGGCAATGGCTTGAGTTCCTCAAACAATTGCTGAAGATATTGTTTCCGGACTCGGACGACACGCCGCCCTCTCCTGCGCCATCCCCGGCACCACCACCATCGCCTGGTGGTGGTGGTGGTGGTGGTGGGGCCAATAGAAATGATTTTGGCCCCAGCGAGCCCATGAACAACAAGCCGCTGACCGAAGGTTCAAGGCATTTCAACTACAAGCCCGACAACAGCAATCCTGGAAAGAAGCCGGACAATATCTGGAGTGGCTTCAGCCAGGGCCCTGATGGTAACTGCGTCACCGTTTCCGCGATAAAGGGGGCGATGATGCGTTACGGTCAGAAACCCACGGACGTTTTCAAGGAAGTGAAAGAGACGGGGGGCGGCTATCACGTGAAAATGCGTGACGGCTTCGAGCTTGATCTGTCTAAGAAGGACCTCGAGGATGCGGCCAAATATGCACAATTTAAAGGCGATGATCCGGCGATGCTGACGGATGCCAATTTCATGTTCGCAGCGAGTGCCAAGCGTGCACAGATCGAAGGAAATGGTCTGGACGACAGGCCAGGTGAGGCGCAAAGAAGTTTTGCCCATGCGATGCAGAGCCTGAACAACGGCGAAATGCCCCACGAGGCGCTGGATCGCCTTGGGCTGAAGGGGCTCTATAGGAACTCTTCAAGCAGTGAGCTGGCGAGCGGCAAGCTGGGTGTCGTCGCCTATGATCGTCATTCAATGGCGGTGATTGGTGGGCAAGTCGAGTTGTGGGGGCGGCGAGGCGGCTCGCCAAAGCAGGGTATTGCGTACGCTTTTATTTAAGGGCGATAAACGAAAAAAGCCCGATAAACCCTATGCAGTCGGGGTTTATCGGGCTTTTCAATCCCGGGCATTCAAGCCCGGGACCGGCTCAGCTTATTGGCAAGCTTCGCAATCCGGCTCGTCGATCGCGCAGGCTTTTGGCACTGGCGCTGGACCGGCAGGTGCGGCGAGAACCGAATCATCACCGTGGTTGCCGCCGCTGGAAACAGCGTTCAGCTTGCCGGTGTTGATGGTCGACTTCTCGGTGCTGGTGGCGGCCAGGGCACGGAGGTAGTAAGTGGTTTTCAGGCCACGGTACCAAGCCATGCGGTAGGTCACGTCCAGCTTCTTGCCCGATGCGCCGGCGATGTACAGGTTCAGCGATTGAGCCTGGTCGATCCACTTCTGGCGACGGCTGGCGGCGTCGACGATCCACTTGGTGTCCACTTCGAAGGCAGTCGCGTAGAGCTCTTTGAGTTCTTGCGGGATGCGCTCGATCTGCTGCACCGAACCATCGTAGTACTTCAGGTCGTTGATCATCACCGAGTCCCACAGGCCGCGGGCTTTCAGGTCGCGAACCAGGTACGGGTTGATCACGGTGAATTCGCCCGACAGGTTCGATTTCACATACAGGTTCTGGTAGGTCGGTTCGATCGACTGCGACACGCCAGTGATGTTGGCGATGGTGGCGGTCGGTGCGATGGCCATGATGTTGGAGTTACGAATGCCTTTCTGCACACGGGCACGTACCGGTGCCCAGTCCAGGGATTCGTTCAGGTCAACGTCGATGTACTTCTGGCCACGCTGCTCGATCAGGATCTGTTGCGAATCCAGCGGCAGGATGCCTTTGGACCACAGCGAACCCTGGAACGTCTCGTAGGCGCCGCGCTCGTCGGCCAGGTCGCAGGAAGCCTGGATCGCGTAATAGCTGACCGCTTCCATGGACTTGTCGGCGAACTCGACTGCAGCGTCCGAACCGTAAGGAATGTGCTGCAGGTACAGCGCGTCCTGGAAGCCCATGATGCCCAGGCCGACCGGACGGTGCTTGAAGTTGGAGTTCTGCGCCTGTGGTACCGAGTAGTAGTTGATGTCGATAACGTTATCGAGCATGCGAACGGCGGTGTTCACGGTGCGTTCCAGCTTGGCGGTGTCCAGCTTGCCGTTGACGATGTGGTTCGGCAGGTTGATCGAGCCCAGGTTGCAAACGGCGATCTCGTCCTTGTTGGTGTTCAAGGTGATCTCGGTGCACAGGTTCGAGCTGTGGACCACGCCCACGTGCTGCTGCGGGCTGCGCAGGTTGCACGGGTCTTTGAAGGTCAGCCATGGGTGGCCGGTTTCAAACAGCATGGACAGCATTTTGCGCCACAGGTCTTTGGCCTGGATGGTCTTGAACAGCTTGATCTTGCCTGGGTACTGGGACAGGGCTTCGTAGTACTCGTAACGCTCTTCGAAGGCCTTGCCGGTCAGGTCGTGCAGGTCGGGCACTTCGGATGGCGAGAACAGGGTCCAAGGGCCGTCATCGAAGACACGCTTCATGAACAGGTCTGGGATCCAGTTGGCGGTGTTCATGTCGTGGGTGCGACGACGATCATCACCGGTGTTCTTGCGCAGTTCGATGAACTCTTCGATGTCCATGTGCCAGGTTTCCAGGTAGGCACACACAGCGCCTTTGCGCTTGCCACCCTGGTTCACGGCTACAGCGGTGTCGTTCACTACTTTGAGGAACGGTACAACGCCTTGGGACTTGCCGTTGGTGCCCTTGATGTACGAACCCAGTGCACGCACCGGCGTCCAGTCGTTACCCAGGCCGCCCGCGAATTTGGACAGCATGGCGTTGTCGTGGATCGCGTGGTAGATGCCCGACAGGTCATCCGGTACGGTGGTCAGGTAGCAGCTGGACAGCTGTGGACGCAGGGTGCCGGCGTTGAACAGGGTCGGGGTCGACGACATGTAGTCGAAGGACGACAACAGGTTGTAGAACTCGATGGCACGGTCTTCTTTCTGCTTCTCTTCGATCGCCAGGCCCATGGCCACGCGCATGAAGAACACTTGCGGCAGTTCGAAGCGGATACCGTCCTTGTGGATGAAGTAACGGTCGTACAGGGTTTGCAGGCCCAGGTAGGTGAACTGCTGGTCGCGCTCGTGGTTGATCGCCTTGCCGAGTTTTTCCAGGTCGAAGGTGGCCAGGATCGGGTTCAGCAATTCGAATTCGATACCCTTGGCGATGTACGCCGGCAGGGCCTTGGCATACAGGTCGGCCATCTCGTGGTGCGTGGCGCTGTCGGCGACGCCGAGGAAGCCCAGGCCTTCGGCACGCAGGGTGTCCATCAGCAGGCGCGCAGTCACGAACGAGTAGTTTGGCTCACGCTCAACCAGGGTACGGGCGGTCATCACCAGGGCGGTGTTGACGTCGGTCAGGGCCACGCCGTCGTACAGGTTCTTCAGGGTTTCGCGCTGGATCAGGTCGCCATCGACTTCTTCCAGGCCTTCGCAGGCCTCGGTGATGATGGTGTTCAGGCGGCCCAGGTCCAGCGGTGCAAACGTACCGTCGGCCAGGGTGATGCGGATCGACGGGTGAGCTTGTACGGCAGCTTCTTCAGCCGGGGAACGTACGGCACGTTCCTTGGCGCGGGAGTCACGGTAGATCACGTAGTCGCGGGCAACTTTCTGCTCGCCGGCACGCATCAGGGCCAGTTCGACCTGGTCCTGGATTTCTTCGATGTGGATGGTGCCGCCCGATGGCATGCGACGCTTGAACGTTGCGGTGACCTGTTCGGTCAGGCGCGCAACGGTGTCGTGGATGCGCGACGAGGCAGCAGCGGTGCCGCCTTCAACTGCAAGAAACGCTTTGGTGATCGCGACGGTGATTTTGTCATCGGTGTAAGGAACGACAGTGCCGTTACGCTTGATCACACGCAGTTGGCCGGGCGCGGTGGCGGACAGATCCAGGTTCGAATCGGCGGCCTGCGG from Pseudomonas yamanorum harbors:
- the flgM gene encoding flagellar biosynthesis anti-sigma factor FlgM; protein product: MVIDFSRLNNALPTPGSSRTNGAKDSVEAKSQPLPAKTEQAGASQSGESVHLSNEAQQLQKVTDSLSDQPVVNKARVAELKQAIADGSYKVDSNRVASKLLNFEAER
- the flgA gene encoding flagellar basal body P-ring formation chaperone FlgA, producing the protein MDIKTTVSRRLRSPQYRRLLCVSMALLALATGQPARADNVTLPDLLIGVTQGFLEFTVEDYLATTQTPGRYEIQVNQLDPRLRMPMCDRELTASLESPAQPIGRVTVKVRCEGASPWTVFVPAQVKLFRDVVVVTRPLKRTGIIGDEDIAMRERDISLINQGYLTSLDQALGQKLTRPMVTDQVITLVHLEQAEVVRKGDQVVISASSGGLNVKMPGEALSNGGMSEQIRVKNLNSNRVIKARVTAPGQVEVAL
- a CDS encoding chemotaxis protein CheV, whose product is MAGVMDSVNQRTQLVGQNRLELLLFRLDGKQLYGINVFKVREVLQCPKLTIMPKSSPVVCGVANIRGATIPILDLAMATGSSGLQDRESPFVIITEYNTKTQGFLVRSVERIVNMNWEEIHPPPKGTGRDHYLTAVTRVDNQLVEIIDVEKILAEVAPTSEAISVGVVDAETAHKAISLRVLTVDDSSVARKQVSRCLQTVGVEVVALNDGRQALDYLRKLVDEGKKPEEEFLMMISDIEMPEMDGYTLTAEIRNDPRMQKLHIILHTSLSGVFNQAMVKKVGADDFLAKFRPDDLASRVVDRIKAADHG
- the cheR gene encoding protein-glutamate O-methyltransferase CheR; translated protein: MSTGNLDFEQFRVFLEKACGILLGENKQYLVSSRLNKLMEQQGIKSLGELVQRIQGQPRSGLKEMVVDAMTTNETLWFRDTYPFEVLKNKVLPEAIKAAPGQRLRIWSAACSSGQEPYSISMSIDEFERTNMGQLKAGAQIVATDLSGTMLTNCKTGEYDSLALGRGLSPERLQRFFDPKGAGRWAVKAPIKSRVEFRSFNLLDSYASLGKFDMVFCRNVLIYFSAEVKKDILLRIHGTLKRGGYLFLGASEALNGLPDHYQMVQCSPGIIYQAK
- the flgB gene encoding flagellar basal body rod protein FlgB — encoded protein: MSISFDKALGIHEQALGFRAQRAEVLANNIANADTPNYKARDLDFSAVLAAQQDKTKNGTFALNMTNSRHIEAQGLGNGDESLLYRTPMQPSIDQNTVDAQLEQSAYAENSVNFQASFTLLNSKFKGLMSALRGE
- the flgC gene encoding flagellar basal body rod protein FlgC translates to MSLASVFNIAGSGMSAQTTRLNTVASNIANAETVSSSIDQTYRARHPVFATMFQGGQGGQSGSGDSLFQNQDAAGQGVQVLGVVEDQSNLDARYEPNHPAADAKGYVYYPNVNVVEEMADMISASRSFQTNAEMMNTAKTMMQKVLTLGQ
- the flgD gene encoding flagellar hook assembly protein FlgD, translating into MAIVDTSSTNTAVQDLFNSKVKTATDNSSVGDAAKSATGNQSLGKDAFLQLLVTQLKNQNPLSPQDNGAFVAQLAQFSSLEGINTLNDSVNAISSNFSSSQALQASSLVGRSVITQTDKAMVDTSKSMTGSVAVTAATGNVSVKITDKDGNVVRTIDMGAQSAGNSSFVWDGKNDAGETAAPGTYTFNATTKNDKGDSVALLTSLPATVTSVTLSQTGGEMLLNLAGGMGSIKLSQIQTIGT
- the flgE gene encoding flagellar hook protein FlgE, translating into MSFNIGLSGLYAANKQLDVTGNNIANVATTGFKSSRAEFSDIYAASKLGTGQNSIGNGVNLAAVSQQFTQGDVNNSGGTLDMAIQGGGFFVQKGSDGSLEYTRNGAFRADKDGYITNNTGTSRLQGYAADADGNIQKGALTDLQLNLSYLPPKASSKVDSTSNLNSSSPVIDQTKTPFDPTKSETFTTQYSTTLYDTQGNAHPMVQYLVKTDSNTWKSYTLIDGRNPDGSPISGTGTDVKAPVASTLSFDTAGKLSGIITPPATASNTTLTISDWKPGALVNGVWTSNGAAANTDGVAVNMANITQFNSATYRNPPTTDGYATGQITGLKIDGSGVLFATFSNQQSKAIGQLSLASFNNEQGLQPAGGTTWKETFASGQPGFDTPQVGTLGSIVANSLENSNVNLTNELVDLIKAQSNYQANAKTISTQSTIMQTIIQMT
- a CDS encoding ribonucleoside-diphosphate reductase subunit alpha; translated protein: MQTDTTRENPQGSVPQAADSNLDLSATAPGQLRVIKRNGTVVPYTDDKITVAITKAFLAVEGGTAAASSRIHDTVARLTEQVTATFKRRMPSGGTIHIEEIQDQVELALMRAGEQKVARDYVIYRDSRAKERAVRSPAEEAAVQAHPSIRITLADGTFAPLDLGRLNTIITEACEGLEEVDGDLIQRETLKNLYDGVALTDVNTALVMTARTLVEREPNYSFVTARLLMDTLRAEGLGFLGVADSATHHEMADLYAKALPAYIAKGIEFELLNPILATFDLEKLGKAINHERDQQFTYLGLQTLYDRYFIHKDGIRFELPQVFFMRVAMGLAIEEKQKEDRAIEFYNLLSSFDYMSSTPTLFNAGTLRPQLSSCYLTTVPDDLSGIYHAIHDNAMLSKFAGGLGNDWTPVRALGSYIKGTNGKSQGVVPFLKVVNDTAVAVNQGGKRKGAVCAYLETWHMDIEEFIELRKNTGDDRRRTHDMNTANWIPDLFMKRVFDDGPWTLFSPSEVPDLHDLTGKAFEERYEYYEALSQYPGKIKLFKTIQAKDLWRKMLSMLFETGHPWLTFKDPCNLRSPQQHVGVVHSSNLCTEITLNTNKDEIAVCNLGSINLPNHIVNGKLDTAKLERTVNTAVRMLDNVIDINYYSVPQAQNSNFKHRPVGLGIMGFQDALYLQHIPYGSDAAVEFADKSMEAVSYYAIQASCDLADERGAYETFQGSLWSKGILPLDSQQILIEQRGQKYIDVDLNESLDWAPVRARVQKGIRNSNIMAIAPTATIANITGVSQSIEPTYQNLYVKSNLSGEFTVINPYLVRDLKARGLWDSVMINDLKYYDGSVQQIERIPQELKELYATAFEVDTKWIVDAASRRQKWIDQAQSLNLYIAGASGKKLDVTYRMAWYRGLKTTYYLRALAATSTEKSTINTGKLNAVSSGGNHGDDSVLAAPAGPAPVPKACAIDEPDCEACQ